A segment of the Nostoc sp. TCL26-01 genome:
GCCTAAATTTTCTGGATGCTTGTGAGATTTAAATGTGATATTATCTAACTGTTGTTGCCATTTTTGAATAATATCTTGAGTATTATCAGTCGAACAGTTATCTGAAACCAAGATTTCACAATCTGCTTCAAATCCTTTGACCGCATTTGCGAGCCAAGTTAACTGTTGATCCAGTAATTCAGCCCGATTATAAGTTGGGATAGCAATAGTTAATAGTTTATTCATATTTAAGAACAAAGTTTGATTTTAATTTTTCTCTGTGCCTTGGTGACTCTGTGGTTAGATAAATTCTTGTTTACCACAGAGTCACAGAGACACAGAGTTATAAATTACTTAACACTCCAGAAGAAATCTTGATCAATTTGTTCAGTCCGGATTAAATATTCCAACTGCTTTAACCGTGTAAATCCTCTAAACAAAAATGTATCTTCTGTCATATCTATTTGACTGAATAAATCAAATAGTTGTCTAGCACCACGTTGGGCATCCCAATCACACTTAAATCCAGGAAGAATAGTGTTGATTTTGTCAAAAGATACTCGATAACTGCGGTTATCTGCACCGTTGTCTCCGAAGGATAATTTACATCCAGGGAAAGTAGCAGCGATGATTTCAGCAATTTCTTTCACGCGGTAATTATTAGCTGTATCACCAACATTAAATACTTGGTTGTGAATAATATCGCGGGGTGCTTCTAGGGCGCAAATTATCGCTTTGCAAATATCTAAAGCGTGGACTAATGGCCGCCAGGGTGTACCATCACTAGTCATTTTGATTTCTTTAGTAGTCCACGCCAAGCCTGACAAGTTGTTCAAGACTATATCAAACCGCATTCTGGGGGAAGCACCAAAAGCAGTGGCGTTTCGCATGAAAGTAGGAGAGAAGTCATCATTAGCAAGAAGGGTGACATCTCGTTCTACCAGAGTTTTGCACTCTGCATAAGCTGTTTGTGGATTTACTGGTGATTCTTCTGTTACATCACCCTCCGTAGCTACTCCATAAACGCTACAGGAAGACATATAGACGAAGCGCCGCACACCCATAGTCTTGGCTAGGTTAGCTAGACGCACTGAACCCAAATGATTGATGTCGTAGGTGATATTTGGTGATAGTTGTCCGGTAGGATCATTAGATAGTTCCGCCATATGGACGATCGCCTCTACACCTTGCAAATCTTCCGGAGTAATATGGCGGATATCCTTGTTTAAGGTTCTAGCCGTGTGTTCTGTACCGTTGTACAACCAACCAACTTTATAGAAGCCTGTATCGACACCAATA
Coding sequences within it:
- a CDS encoding NAD(P)-dependent oxidoreductase; this translates as MKILVTGTEGYLGCLLPSLLIGRGHEVIGVDTGFYKVGWLYNGTEHTARTLNKDIRHITPEDLQGVEAIVHMAELSNDPTGQLSPNITYDINHLGSVRLANLAKTMGVRRFVYMSSCSVYGVATEGDVTEESPVNPQTAYAECKTLVERDVTLLANDDFSPTFMRNATAFGASPRMRFDIVLNNLSGLAWTTKEIKMTSDGTPWRPLVHALDICKAIICALEAPRDIIHNQVFNVGDTANNYRVKEIAEIIAATFPGCKLSFGDNGADNRSYRVSFDKINTILPGFKCDWDAQRGARQLFDLFSQIDMTEDTFLFRGFTRLKQLEYLIRTEQIDQDFFWSVK